GGTGGGTGAGTCACCGGACGAGAAGCGCCAGCCGGCAATTGTGATCAAGGCGAAATCAACCCGGCGTTACCTCATGCCTTCACGCGCTCACTTGATGGTGCAGGATGGCGATGAAGTTCACCCCGGCGACGTGCTGGCGAAGATCCCACGTGAAACCACCAAGACCAAAGATATTACCGGTGGTCTGCCGCGCGTGGTCGAATTGTTTGAGGCGCGCAAGCCGCGTGAAACCGCAATCATCAGCGAAATTGATGGCGTGGTGAAATTCGGTGAGGTTTCAAAAGGCCAGCGCAAAATCTACGTGGTGGCCGATAACGGCACGGAGAAAGAATACTCGGTGCCGAAGGGCGTCCACATTAACGTGCAGGAAAGCGAGCGCGTCCGGGCGGGTGAACCGCTGATGGACGGGCCGCTGAACCCGCATGACATTCTGGCCGTACTCGGCGAAAAGGAACTGCAGGCTTACCTGGTGAACGAAATTCAGGAAGTCTACCGTCTGCAAGGCGTAACCATCAGCGACAAGCACATTGAAGTGATTGTCCGCCAGATGATGCGCTGGGTGAAAGTGGAGGACGTGGGTGACACCACATTCCTGCTGGAACAGCAGATTGACAAGTTCCGCTTTACTGAAGAGAACCAGCGTGTGATCGCCAACGGTGGCCGTCCGGCAACGGGCCGTCCGCTGCTGCTCGGTATCACCAAGGCGTCTCTCTCAACCGAGTCATTCATCTCCGCGGCGTCATTCCAGGAGACCACCAGGGTACTCACAGAAGCCTCAATCCAGGGCGCTGTGGACCACCTGCGCGGACTCAAGGAAAACGTCATCGTGGGCCGCTTGATTCCGGCTGGCACGGGCATGGAGCACTATCGCAATGTGAAGCTGGCTCCGGAACTCGAGCAGGCCGCCGCCAAGGTGCAGGAAGAAGTTTCCCAGGCATATGCCGAAGCAGAGCGTGCGCTGGAGCTTCTGCGCCAGGAAGGCGAAGCCGAAGAGATGGCAGCAGAGTAAACAACTATTTACTGATCGATAAACTATGGCGGGCTGGAGAGATCCAGCCCGTTTTACTTTTTGCCGCAGATCTGCGCTGATGGCCGCAGATAAAAAAACAACTGCTTTGGGCACAATCCCCAGTTGCTAACGCACCGAATCCCCTTTAACCTATTCAGCTAATGCACTTTACGCGGCTTCGTCGGGCCTTCTGGCAGGCCTTCCAACACGGGCAGTTTTCCATCGCCAAAGGCGCGGCGTATTCGTCGATCCTTACGCTGTTTCCCGCATTCCTAGTTATCACTTCTGTGCTGGAGGCCTCTCACAACACAGAGGGCTTTCTGGAGCAGATTGGCGATGCCGTGGGCTGGGTGCTGCCGCCGGGATCGCGATCCGTGGCGCTAGCGTTCTTTCAGAGCAAGCAGCACCATGCCACGCGCATCATATACTCGGCTTCCATCGTGACGCTGCTGGCGGCCACGGGCGTGATGATCTCCTGGATGGACGGCTTCCGCAAAGCCTATGGCATGGCCAATACATGGGGCTTCTGGCGTGAGCGCGCGATTGCTCTTTACCTGGTCTTGCTGGGACTGGTTCCGCTGGGCTTTGCCACAATCCTGGTGGCCTTTGGCACGGAGGTAGAGAACTGGGTGCAAAGCGGTACCATGCATCTCTTCAAACCGCTGATCCTGCTGGTATGGGATGGCGTGCGCTGGGGCATCGCGTTACTTACGGCGATTGCGCTCACCGCGCTGGTCTATCACCACGGACTTCCCAAGACACAATCCTGGCAGCGTGTCTTGCCCGGCGCAGTGATGGCAGCGGTGCTCTGGTTTCCGGCGACAGTGCTGTTTGGCTGGTATGTGAGGGTCTATGCCACGTACACGGTGGTTTACGGCTCACTGAGCGCGGCCATTGCGCTGTTAGTGTGGCTGTACATCGTTTCCGTGATCGTGTTGCTGGGAGCGGAATTGAACGCGCAAGTCTATCCCAAGCTGGCGGAAGGCGACGCCACGGAAAAGAAGGTATGAACGGGTGACCGCTGGAACGAAGGCTCTGGAAACGGGCATTGTGCCCACAATAAGGAAAGCCAAGATCGTATGCACCATTGGGCCGGCCAGCGGCTCAGAAGCGGTGCTGCGCGACCTGATGCGCCTAGGGATGGATGTGGCCCGGCTGAATTTCTCCCACGGAACGCATGAAGAACACGCGCGGATGATTGACAGGCTGCGCAAAGTTGCCGACAAAGAAGGCCGTACCATCTGCATTCTGCAAGACCTGCAAGGGCCCAAGATCCGCACCGGGCGGCTGAAATACAGGACGCCGATCGCCATCAAAAGCGGAGCGAAGTTGACCATCACGCCGAGAGATATTTCCGGAACAGCAGCAGTGCTTTCAACTACTTTCAAGACGCTGGCCAAAGAAGTGGAGCCCGGTTCCCGGGTACTGCTTTCCGATGGGCTGATTGAATTGCGCGTGACAGCGGTTCGCGGTGATGACGTTGAGTGCGAAGTGATCAACGGCGGCCTTTTGGGCGAGCACAAGGGGATCAACCTGCCCGGGACCGTGGTGAGCGTTCCGTCGCTGACGGAGAAAGACGAAAAAGATCTTGAGTTTGGCCTGAAGCATGGCGTGGACATTGTGGCTGTTTCATTTATCCGCACGGCCGATGATGTGCGCCTGGTAAAGCGCATGGTGCGCCTGCACAACTCCGATGCATGGGTGATCGCCAAACTGGAAAAGCCTCAGGCCATTGATCCGGCAAATCTGGAAGAGATCCTTGATGTCGCAGATGGAGTGATGGTGGCGCGCGGCGATCTCGGCGTGGAGGTGCCGCCGGAGAAAGTTCCGATCATACAGAAGCACGTGATCCGCCGCGCCTCGGACTGGCGCAAGCCGGTGATTACTGCGACGCAGATGCTCGAATCAATGATTGAAAACCCGCGACCCACACGCGCTGAGGCCAGCGACGTGGCCAACGCGATCCTTGATGGCTCCGACGCGGTAATGCTCTCTGCCGAGACGGCCAGCGGCAAATATCCGCGCGAGACCGTGGCGATGATGGCGAAGATTGTGCTGGAAGCGGAGTCGGCCAAGGAAGAGCCTATCCAAAGACGCCGCCAACACCGGCAGCTTTCCATCTCAGAGACGATCTGTGAATCCGTGGCGCACGCCGCGCAGGACCTGGAGATGAAAGCTATCGCCGTCTATACGGAGACAGGAACCACGGCACGGCTGATTTCCAAGTATCGACCTACAGCGCCGATCTTTGCGTTTGCCGCAAATACTACTGTTTGTGCGCGGCTGAACCTGATGTGGGGCGTGTCACCGCTTTCTTGCGAAATGACGCCAGATGCCGAAGACATGGTGCACAGAGCTGAAAAATATCTTTTGCAGATGCATGCCGTACAGCCGGGAGACATCATTGCCGTGGTAGCAGGGACGCGCAGCAGCAGCGGGTCAACAAATTTTATGCGATTGCATGTGGTCGGCACAGGTGAGCATCCGGTTCAGGTTCGCGAGGAGAGACGCAAAGCGCCACGGATAAAACCGGTGAGTCCGCTGGAGCGGCGGAAAAGATAGTCGCCGCAGATTTGCGCAGATCGAGCGGATAAAGAACAGCTTAGCCGCGAATTTCGCGAAAGAACGCGAATCAAAAAGTGGAGAGGTGCACTTCGCGCTTTAGAAATTCAGTTTAGCCACGAAGAGAATTGGTGATGTAGAGACAGGGCTCCCTCCCCTTCGGCGAGCTCAGGGTCGGGATAAAAACTCAATTCACCCATCCACCTGTGCTGCCGCCATTTTTCTTGTCCTTGTCATCAGGCGGACGGAAATTGCCGTACTCGTCGAAATAGTCTTTGGCGTCCTGGTTGTGCTTCTTCATGTAAACCTGAAATTTTTTGCCGGC
The genomic region above belongs to Terriglobia bacterium and contains:
- a CDS encoding YihY/virulence factor BrkB family protein, which codes for MHFTRLRRAFWQAFQHGQFSIAKGAAYSSILTLFPAFLVITSVLEASHNTEGFLEQIGDAVGWVLPPGSRSVALAFFQSKQHHATRIIYSASIVTLLAATGVMISWMDGFRKAYGMANTWGFWRERAIALYLVLLGLVPLGFATILVAFGTEVENWVQSGTMHLFKPLILLVWDGVRWGIALLTAIALTALVYHHGLPKTQSWQRVLPGAVMAAVLWFPATVLFGWYVRVYATYTVVYGSLSAAIALLVWLYIVSVIVLLGAELNAQVYPKLAEGDATEKKV
- the pyk gene encoding pyruvate kinase, translated to MPTIRKAKIVCTIGPASGSEAVLRDLMRLGMDVARLNFSHGTHEEHARMIDRLRKVADKEGRTICILQDLQGPKIRTGRLKYRTPIAIKSGAKLTITPRDISGTAAVLSTTFKTLAKEVEPGSRVLLSDGLIELRVTAVRGDDVECEVINGGLLGEHKGINLPGTVVSVPSLTEKDEKDLEFGLKHGVDIVAVSFIRTADDVRLVKRMVRLHNSDAWVIAKLEKPQAIDPANLEEILDVADGVMVARGDLGVEVPPEKVPIIQKHVIRRASDWRKPVITATQMLESMIENPRPTRAEASDVANAILDGSDAVMLSAETASGKYPRETVAMMAKIVLEAESAKEEPIQRRRQHRQLSISETICESVAHAAQDLEMKAIAVYTETGTTARLISKYRPTAPIFAFAANTTVCARLNLMWGVSPLSCEMTPDAEDMVHRAEKYLLQMHAVQPGDIIAVVAGTRSSSGSTNFMRLHVVGTGEHPVQVREERRKAPRIKPVSPLERRKR